From Brachionichthys hirsutus isolate HB-005 chromosome 16, CSIRO-AGI_Bhir_v1, whole genome shotgun sequence, a single genomic window includes:
- the junbb gene encoding LOW QUALITY PROTEIN: junB proto-oncogene, AP-1 transcription factor subunit b (The sequence of the model RefSeq protein was modified relative to this genomic sequence to represent the inferred CDS: deleted 1 base in 1 codon) produces MSTKMEQPFYHDDSFLSAYGHSDAAMHDYKLLKQNMNLNLTEPYRNLKSQLRAHQTDLYQGGQQDAQGSLKLASPELERLIIQNSHGVITTPTPGQYFYNRSITDEQEGFAEGFVKALDELHKMNQIPPNVSIGAGGLTTCSAAASSVFGSALQPEPPIYTTLNAYCPNTSLSTSASSYPTATISYLPPHQQQSHQQQTSTHAAHPFQHALHSSGLHPQRLVALKEEPQTVPDLLSSDGSPPMSPIDLESQERIKAERKRLRNRLAATKCRKRKLERIARLEEKVKGLKSDNQGLSNTASVLRDQVAQLKQKVLTHVSSGCQLMLTSKMEAF; encoded by the exons ATGTCTACAAAGATGGAACAGCCTTTTTATCATGACGACTCGTTTCTGTCGGCCTATGGCCACTCAGACGCGGCCATGCACGACTACAAACTGCTAAAGCAGAATATGAATTTGAACTTGACAGAGCCCTATCGCAACCTGAAATCCCAACTGAGAGCCCATCAGACAGACCTTTACCAAGGGGGCCAGCAGGACGCGCAGGGGTCCCTGAAGCTCGCGTCCCCAGAACTCGAGAGGCTCATCATCCAAAACAGTCACGGCGTGATCACCACTCCGACACCGGGCCAGTACTTCTACAACCGCAGCATCACCGATGAGCAGGAGGGCTTCGCCGAGGGCTTCGTGAAAGCCCTAGACGAGCTGCACAAGATGAACCAGATACCCCCGAACGTGTCCATCGGAGCCGGCGGACTTACGACGTGTTCGGCGGCGGCCTCTAGTGTCTTCGGCTCCGCTTTGCAGCCCGAGCCG CCCATCTACACGACACTGAACGCCTACTGCCCGAACACGAGCCTCTCTACTTCCGCATCCAGCTACCCGACGGCCACCATCAGCTATTTGCCGCCgcaccagcagcagagccaCCAGCAGCAGACGTCGACGCACGCCGCGCACCCGTTCCAGCACGCCCTCCACAGCTCGGGGCTCCATCCGCAGCGGCTCGTCGCCCTGAAGGAGGAACCTCAGACCGTGCCGGACCTCCTCAGCAGCGACGGCTCGCCTCCGATGTCCCCGATCGACTTGGAGTCTCAGGAGAGGATCAAGGCGGAGCGCAAGAGGCTGAGAAACCGACTTGCCGCCACCAAATGCCGGAAGCGCAAACTGGAGCGCATCGCCCGGCTGGAAGAGAAAGTAAAAGGCTTGAAGAGCGACAACCAGGGGCTCTCCAACACGGCGTCGGTGCTGCGGGACCAGGTCGCGCAGCTCAAGCAGAAGGTCCTGACGCATGTGAGCAGCGGCTGTCAGCTGATGCTTACGAGCAAGATGGAGGCGTTTTAA
- the rtbdn gene encoding retbindin, with amino-acid sequence MGVNNRPLILVCAYFAAALIGETGSEGVCLQDGQHKATPSPESHLRECVLYAENSCCTEDDVQDVSHVPAAINKNEPWDKCGPLSHQCEGFLKRVSCFYRCSPDAARWPHPRRRSYVHAVPLCHSFCRDWFDACRMDMTCARNWAADPRGQNCTGSCAQYQQTYQHGRDLCERLWGDAFMAVEDELEEAGDVGGDGGRPCGCLTLSASDKDVISALRAQQGDPEELDTTKAGLPQYRAPCQTTLPQKDGGGRRGNSVLRKRSILVDDVEGSGSGL; translated from the exons ATGGGCGTCAACAACCGCCCTCTGATATTGGTTTGTGCATATTTTGCGGCCGCGTTGATTGGTGAAACCGGCTCAGAGGGGGTGTGTCTCCAGGATGGCCAACACAAGGCCACGCCCAGTCCAGAATCACACCTGAGGGAGTGTGTGCTGTATGCTGAAA ATAGCTGCTGCACTGAAGACGACGTCCAGGATGTCTCCCATGTTCCCGCTGCGATCAATAAGAATGAGCCGTGGGACAAGTGTGGCCCACTCAGCCATCA gtgTGAAGGCTTCCTGAAGCGTGTATCGTGTTTTTACCGCTGTTCCCCCGATGCCGCGCGTTGGCCTCATCCCCGCCGCCGCTCCTACGTCCACGCCGTACCGCTCTGCCACAGCTTCTGTCGTGACTG GTTTGATGCCTGTCGGATGGACATGACCTGCGCTCGTAACTGGGCCGCAGATCCCAGAGGGCAGAACTGTACGGGAAGCTGTGCTCAGTACCAGCAG ACCTACCAGCATGGCCGGGATCTCTGTGAGCGCCTCTGGGGTGACGCCTTCATGGCTGTGGAGGATGAACTGGAGGAGGCCGGAGACGTCGGGGGTGACGGCGGCCGCCCATGCGGCTGCCTGACCCTCAGCGCCTCGGACAAGGATGTGATCTCCGCCCTCAGAGCCCAGCAGGGTGACCCGGAGGAGCTGGATACCACCAAGGCCGGCCTGCCTCAGTACCGGGCCCCCTGCCAGACCACGCTGCCCCAGAAGGACGGCGGCGGCAGGAGGGGCAACTCCGTGCTGCGTAAACGCTCCATCCTGGTGGACGACGTGGAGGGGAGCGGGAGCGGCTTGTAG